One part of the Bacillota bacterium genome encodes these proteins:
- a CDS encoding Glu/Leu/Phe/Val dehydrogenase, translated as MESVNLAYESAVTKLGLDPGLRTLLASPEREVAVTVPVVMDDGTLRTFQGYRVQHSSVRGPYKGGIRYHVSVDLDEVRALAALMTWKCSVVGLPYGGAKGGISCDPRSMSKPELEQLTRNYARMMGPLIGPQVDIPAPDVNTDERVMSWIVDELAQGGAVWSRASVTGKPLVLGGSHGRREATGRGVASVALHALRRAGKNPAGCTVAIQGFGKVGSWAAKFLHDAGCRIVAVSDVSEAIYLKGGFDIPDLLGYVSSTTSGLLEGYESAGVRQITGDEILTLDVDVLIPAAVEAQLTESNAGDVRARIIVEGANGPTTFGADEILNGKGVVVVPDILANAGGVMVSYFEWVQNLQCLQWSLGDVMARLEDLMGKACGEVWAVSSEMGCSLRIAAYMLGIKRVAEAALARFSLAA; from the coding sequence ATGGAAAGCGTCAACCTGGCTTATGAGAGCGCCGTCACAAAATTGGGGCTCGATCCGGGTCTCCGTACCCTCCTCGCCTCCCCGGAGAGGGAGGTCGCAGTCACAGTCCCCGTTGTCATGGACGATGGGACTCTGAGGACATTCCAGGGTTATCGCGTGCAGCACTCCAGCGTTCGGGGCCCCTACAAGGGGGGGATCAGGTATCACGTCAGTGTGGACCTGGACGAGGTAAGGGCTCTTGCCGCGCTAATGACATGGAAATGCTCCGTAGTCGGCCTACCCTATGGAGGAGCCAAAGGTGGCATTTCCTGTGACCCCAGGAGTATGTCGAAACCTGAACTGGAGCAATTGACCAGGAACTATGCGAGAATGATGGGTCCACTCATCGGGCCTCAGGTGGATATTCCTGCTCCAGACGTGAATACGGATGAGAGAGTCATGTCCTGGATCGTCGATGAACTGGCTCAGGGCGGAGCCGTCTGGTCACGGGCGAGCGTTACGGGCAAGCCGTTGGTGCTGGGCGGTTCACATGGGCGAAGAGAGGCAACCGGGCGCGGCGTCGCGTCTGTCGCACTGCACGCGCTCCGCAGGGCAGGGAAGAACCCCGCAGGGTGTACGGTGGCAATCCAGGGCTTCGGCAAGGTTGGGTCGTGGGCGGCGAAGTTCCTTCACGATGCCGGTTGCAGGATCGTTGCAGTGAGCGATGTCTCGGAGGCCATTTATCTCAAGGGAGGTTTCGATATCCCGGATCTTTTGGGCTACGTGTCGAGTACGACATCCGGGTTACTGGAGGGGTATGAATCAGCGGGCGTCCGCCAGATCACAGGGGATGAGATCCTTACCCTGGACGTCGACGTACTCATCCCTGCGGCGGTTGAGGCCCAATTAACGGAATCCAACGCCGGCGACGTGAGAGCCAGGATCATTGTCGAGGGAGCAAATGGCCCCACTACCTTTGGTGCCGACGAAATCCTGAATGGCAAGGGCGTAGTCGTTGTCCCTGACATTCTGGCTAATGCCGGCGGGGTGATGGTGTCTTATTTCGAATGGGTCCAGAACCTTCAGTGCCTGCAATGGTCGCTCGGTGACGTAATGGCGAGGCTCGAGGACCTGATGGGAAAGGCCTGCGGTGAGGTTTGGGCCGTCTCGAGCGAAATGGGATGTTCCTTGCGAATAGCGGCCTACATGCTCGGGATAAAGAGAGTGGCCGAAGCGGCCCTTGCCCGCTTCTCCCTGGCTGCTTGA
- a CDS encoding response regulator transcription factor — MSSANGEKILVIEDEAKIVRLLRANLESVGYRVSYALTARDGLSAVERQMPDLVVLDLMLPDGDGYSLCRRIREFSDVPVIMLTAKAREHEKIEGFHSGADDYVTKPFSSAELIERVKAMLKRAGGRHLSSSATDLRAGDLLVSFSQRRVFRGTTEIKLTHTEYNLLYHLAINAGRVMLHEELLSLVWGPEYRDELEYLRAYIRHLRLKIEVDPSNPRIILSSPGIGYSFAAPSTA, encoded by the coding sequence ATGAGTTCCGCGAACGGGGAAAAGATCCTGGTGATAGAGGACGAGGCCAAGATCGTTCGACTGCTCAGAGCGAATCTCGAATCCGTCGGCTACCGCGTTTCGTACGCGCTCACTGCCCGTGACGGCCTTTCGGCTGTCGAAAGGCAGATGCCTGACCTCGTCGTGTTGGACTTGATGTTGCCCGATGGGGACGGTTACTCGCTGTGCCGGAGGATCCGTGAATTCTCGGATGTCCCGGTCATCATGCTCACCGCCAAGGCGCGTGAACACGAGAAGATCGAAGGATTTCATAGTGGCGCCGACGACTACGTGACTAAACCCTTCAGCTCGGCGGAGCTGATTGAACGGGTCAAGGCAATGCTGAAGCGTGCAGGCGGCAGGCATCTCAGCAGCTCAGCGACGGACCTGAGAGCCGGAGACCTTCTTGTCAGCTTTTCCCAGAGAAGGGTGTTCCGTGGGACAACGGAGATAAAGCTCACACATACGGAGTATAACCTTCTCTATCACCTGGCGATAAACGCCGGGCGGGTGATGCTTCACGAGGAGCTGTTGAGCCTTGTATGGGGGCCCGAATACAGGGATGAACTCGAGTATCTCCGGGCGTACATTCGCCACCTCCGGCTGAAAATCGAGGTTGATCCTTCAAACCCCAGGATCATTCTATCGAGCCCTGGCATCGGGTACTCCTTTGCCGCGCCCAGCACCGCCTGA
- a CDS encoding class II fructose-bisphosphate aldolase, whose product MSLVNMIGLLKHARANGYAIPAFNVTDLQSTQVILEVCEEERAPCLLEIAEPTITKIAPEYFAAIARAASELAGVPVALHYDHGKSFDLIVRCIRAGFTSVMIDGSEYEYTRNAEVTRRVVEVAHACGVGVEAEIGHVGVGEGDETDVEKGLTDPREAERFVAETGVDALAVAVGTAHGMYRFEPKIYVERLKEIAGLVKIPLVIHGGSQTPGLEKTLGLGVAKVNIFTDLQIPIREKVKEMARTQEFDKLFAPAIWGAANRAFKETARDKIQTLGAAGKAWLGCGCQ is encoded by the coding sequence GTGAGTCTCGTAAACATGATCGGCCTGTTGAAGCACGCGAGGGCCAACGGCTACGCGATTCCCGCGTTCAACGTGACGGATCTACAGAGTACGCAGGTTATCCTCGAGGTCTGTGAGGAGGAGAGGGCCCCGTGCCTTCTCGAGATCGCGGAACCGACGATAACGAAGATCGCTCCCGAGTATTTTGCCGCTATCGCCAGGGCGGCCTCGGAACTCGCTGGTGTTCCGGTTGCCCTCCACTATGACCACGGAAAGTCCTTCGACCTGATCGTGCGCTGCATCCGTGCGGGCTTTACGTCGGTCATGATCGACGGCTCCGAGTACGAGTACACCAGGAACGCCGAGGTCACTCGACGGGTCGTTGAAGTCGCACATGCCTGCGGCGTGGGGGTCGAGGCCGAGATCGGCCACGTGGGCGTGGGTGAGGGCGATGAAACCGACGTTGAAAAAGGTTTGACGGATCCGCGTGAGGCCGAACGGTTCGTGGCTGAGACAGGGGTGGACGCTTTGGCGGTCGCCGTCGGGACGGCTCACGGCATGTACAGATTCGAACCAAAGATATACGTTGAGCGACTTAAAGAGATCGCCGGGCTCGTGAAAATCCCCCTGGTTATTCACGGCGGTTCCCAGACGCCCGGGCTAGAGAAAACCCTGGGTCTCGGGGTCGCGAAGGTGAACATATTTACCGACCTGCAGATCCCGATCCGCGAAAAGGTAAAGGAAATGGCCAGGACTCAGGAGTTCGACAAGCTGTTCGCTCCCGCGATCTGGGGCGCGGCGAACCGCGCATTCAAGGAGACCGCGAGGGACAAGATTCAGACCCTGGGGGCCGCAGGCAAGGCCTGGCTCGGGTGTGGATGCCAGTGA
- a CDS encoding sigma 54-interacting transcriptional regulator encodes MTVNAQSIQDVIAGEDPRRPFSDREIAERLSISRSMVTLMRKSAGIADSRARLQAHLVSAIGEVAGNRRLSNRELTLRLRQQGYSVSRSVVKKTAETLGHDQVSHGASVESEMPAAVPNTPTIAHRGTRPAGKVDEDDPFSRLLGSSGSLKPIIQQAKAAVLYPPHGLHTLILGPAGVGKNELAEAMYHFAQDIRGRAIPFVTFNCADYAENPQLLLSQLFGHVKGAYTGAEAGKIGLVEKADGGIVFLDEIHRLPAEGQEILFHLMDRGRFRRLGETETHRHADVMLIAATTEDPQASLLGTFRRRIPMMIEVPALADRPLAERAEMIRRFSREEAVRTGTAVRLMKDAFQAFMLYDCPGNVGQLKSDIQVACARGFLVHVTEATPSVEIDASQLPSHVRRGLLKLPGHRQEIENLASGDLTILPGKGELAPAKDDLYTLPGDIYQYIEQRYEELRRGGFADSEINTLLGAELDVQFRRHLKQVGSRSQQVTREDLVSVVGRDIVGLVETILQRARSRYPQLDQHLFYCLAMHLSAAVERLRQGKPIVNPHLDEVKKEYVAEFSLATEMLEMINRRLGLNFPEDEAGFLAMYLRGSLMKDEGPREGRVGVVVITHGKVASSMVDVAARLLGASHARCVEMSLDEDPEGALARAISAVKDADEGKGVLLLVDMGSLLTFGEIISERTGIRTRTVDRIDTLMVIEAIRRADLPSASLDELAENLVAYRGSLVKGERGLAPTATKTILTLCLTGKGAAVRLQSFLERVLEGQNVEVLPLGAVTQKDVNAEIARLSREHHIAAIVGTVDPGVRGIPFIPVEQVMAIGDPGEVRRALGVSQPSAADFLVDDFLVPQADWSTRQEVLDGLTSLVINAGFVTQAFATDVYRRELSGPTVIEGEVAIPHGDPSSVIRPAIAVASLAAPVDWAGYRVRLVCLLALGTLGKEGFRTIRRLLGPGDHLERLKSARTRSEMRAAIECGLGLQEERADSI; translated from the coding sequence TTGACGGTCAACGCTCAGTCAATCCAGGACGTCATAGCCGGAGAAGACCCGAGAAGACCTTTCAGCGACCGGGAGATCGCAGAGCGGTTGTCAATTAGCCGTTCAATGGTTACTCTCATGCGGAAATCGGCCGGCATCGCCGATTCCCGGGCGCGCCTGCAGGCCCACCTCGTTTCCGCGATAGGAGAAGTCGCAGGCAACCGGCGCCTGAGTAACCGTGAACTGACCCTCCGCCTAAGGCAGCAGGGCTACAGTGTATCCAGGTCTGTCGTGAAGAAGACTGCTGAAACCCTGGGGCACGACCAGGTGTCCCACGGCGCTTCCGTGGAATCTGAGATGCCCGCAGCAGTGCCCAACACGCCCACGATTGCGCACAGGGGTACGAGACCCGCGGGAAAGGTGGACGAAGACGACCCGTTCTCTCGCTTGCTGGGCAGCAGCGGGAGCCTCAAGCCAATAATCCAGCAGGCGAAGGCGGCGGTACTCTACCCACCGCACGGCCTGCATACGCTTATCCTGGGTCCCGCAGGCGTCGGCAAGAACGAGCTGGCCGAGGCGATGTATCACTTCGCACAGGACATTCGTGGTCGCGCCATCCCGTTCGTCACTTTCAATTGCGCAGACTACGCCGAAAACCCCCAGCTGCTCCTTTCGCAGCTTTTCGGACACGTGAAGGGCGCATACACCGGCGCGGAAGCCGGCAAGATTGGACTGGTCGAGAAGGCGGATGGCGGTATAGTCTTCCTCGACGAGATTCACCGTCTCCCCGCGGAGGGCCAGGAGATCCTCTTCCACCTCATGGACCGCGGCAGGTTCCGCCGGCTTGGAGAGACCGAGACCCATCGACATGCCGATGTAATGCTGATAGCTGCGACCACCGAGGACCCGCAGGCCTCGTTGCTGGGGACGTTCCGCCGGAGGATTCCCATGATGATCGAGGTCCCGGCGCTCGCGGACCGGCCGCTGGCCGAGCGCGCCGAGATGATCAGGCGCTTCTCCAGGGAGGAGGCCGTGCGCACGGGTACGGCCGTTCGCCTGATGAAAGACGCCTTCCAGGCATTCATGCTCTATGATTGCCCGGGAAACGTGGGCCAGCTCAAGAGCGACATCCAGGTGGCCTGCGCCCGCGGGTTTCTCGTGCACGTCACCGAAGCCACGCCGAGCGTAGAAATAGACGCCTCCCAGCTGCCCAGCCACGTCCGGCGCGGGCTGCTCAAGCTTCCGGGTCATCGCCAGGAAATCGAGAACCTGGCCTCGGGCGACCTTACGATCCTGCCCGGCAAGGGGGAGCTCGCCCCGGCAAAAGACGATCTGTACACCCTCCCCGGCGACATATACCAGTACATCGAACAGAGGTACGAGGAACTTCGCCGGGGCGGCTTCGCCGATTCCGAAATCAACACGCTGCTGGGCGCCGAGCTCGACGTCCAGTTCCGCCGCCACCTGAAACAGGTAGGGTCGCGCTCACAACAGGTTACCCGGGAGGACCTGGTCAGCGTGGTTGGCCGCGACATAGTGGGCCTGGTGGAGACCATTCTCCAGCGCGCACGCTCGAGATACCCACAGCTGGACCAGCACCTGTTCTATTGCCTGGCAATGCACCTGAGCGCCGCGGTCGAGCGCCTCCGCCAGGGGAAGCCCATCGTGAACCCTCACCTCGACGAGGTCAAGAAGGAATACGTGGCTGAGTTCAGCCTGGCCACCGAGATGCTCGAGATGATCAACAGGCGCCTCGGACTGAACTTCCCCGAGGACGAGGCGGGGTTCCTCGCGATGTACCTGCGAGGCTCCTTGATGAAAGACGAGGGTCCCAGGGAAGGCCGCGTCGGCGTGGTGGTCATCACCCACGGGAAAGTGGCAAGCAGCATGGTGGACGTGGCTGCAAGGCTCCTCGGCGCCTCCCACGCGAGGTGCGTCGAGATGTCCCTCGATGAAGACCCAGAAGGCGCTCTTGCCCGGGCGATCTCCGCCGTAAAGGACGCCGATGAGGGCAAAGGGGTCCTGTTGCTGGTGGATATGGGGTCTTTGCTCACCTTCGGCGAGATCATATCTGAACGTACCGGCATTCGGACGCGGACCGTTGACCGGATCGACACCCTCATGGTCATCGAGGCAATTCGCAGGGCGGATCTTCCCTCAGCTTCCCTCGACGAGCTCGCCGAGAACCTTGTCGCCTATCGCGGGTCGCTCGTGAAGGGAGAACGAGGCCTTGCCCCCACCGCCACGAAGACGATACTCACCCTGTGCCTGACCGGCAAGGGTGCTGCCGTGCGGCTCCAGAGCTTCCTGGAGCGGGTTCTCGAAGGACAGAACGTCGAGGTGCTGCCGCTGGGCGCGGTCACTCAGAAGGACGTGAACGCCGAGATCGCGCGCCTGTCGCGCGAACATCACATCGCGGCCATCGTGGGAACGGTGGACCCCGGTGTCCGCGGCATTCCGTTCATCCCCGTGGAGCAAGTGATGGCCATCGGCGACCCGGGCGAGGTGAGGAGGGCGCTCGGGGTCTCGCAGCCGTCCGCCGCCGATTTCCTGGTCGATGATTTCCTGGTCCCCCAGGCTGACTGGTCAACCCGGCAGGAGGTGCTGGATGGGCTGACGTCGCTTGTCATCAACGCCGGCTTCGTAACACAGGCATTCGCGACCGACGTGTACCGGCGCGAGCTGTCCGGCCCGACGGTAATCGAGGGCGAAGTGGCCATTCCCCACGGTGATCCCTCCAGTGTGATCAGGCCCGCCATAGCCGTGGCCAGCCTTGCGGCTCCGGTGGACTGGGCCGGCTACAGGGTCAGACTTGTGTGCCTTCTCGCCCTGGGGACCCTGGGCAAAGAGGGATTCCGGACCATACGCCGGCTGCTTGGGCCCGGCGACCACCTCGAACGCCTCAAGTCCGCCAGGACCAGGTCGGAAATGAGGGCCGCCATCGAATGCGGATTGGGTTTGCAGGAGGAGCGTGCTGATTCGATATGA
- a CDS encoding PTS sugar transporter subunit IIA yields the protein MTDCSLLVSPALVRVGLQVSSSDQVLDELSTLLEQNGAVKPSYRQAVRERERLYPTGLPTREVGVAIPHADAQHVLKPAIALATLVNPVRFACMGNPDTPVDVGVVLMLAVKDAGGQVGILQKLVEVFQAPGFLLELRSQPDSTAAASMLEARLGSTPGQERG from the coding sequence ATGACCGATTGTTCGCTGCTGGTTTCACCTGCTCTAGTAAGGGTTGGTCTACAGGTTTCCTCGAGCGACCAGGTTCTGGATGAGCTGTCCACCCTGCTGGAACAGAACGGGGCGGTGAAACCATCGTACCGCCAGGCCGTCAGGGAGCGTGAACGGCTGTATCCTACCGGATTACCAACCAGGGAGGTGGGTGTGGCGATTCCCCACGCAGATGCCCAGCATGTTCTCAAACCGGCGATTGCGCTGGCGACGCTGGTAAACCCGGTGAGATTCGCCTGCATGGGCAACCCGGACACGCCGGTGGATGTCGGGGTGGTCCTCATGCTGGCCGTCAAGGATGCCGGTGGACAGGTGGGGATCCTGCAGAAGCTGGTGGAGGTCTTTCAGGCGCCGGGTTTCCTGCTGGAGCTGAGGTCGCAGCCGGATTCCACAGCCGCCGCCTCGATGCTGGAGGCGCGTCTCGGAAGCACTCCGGGCCAGGAAAGGGGGTGA
- a CDS encoding MerR family transcriptional regulator, which yields MPAIPGRRTRTHRKAPVKYLRTSDIARVIGVHPNTVRLYEALGFLPPVPRSPAGYRLFTEAHLEHIRVVWMTLRCTWLGGDIRRTGLGLIESSKLGNLEGALDKAHYLLALVRSEMAQAEAAAGSLERWARETPGAAAAGPAGVGCLRIGEVAMRLNVTTDMLRNWERNGLVRIRRHPDNGYRLYSGADIDRIRIIRMLRQARYSTMSILRMLRLLDSGQRDGLRQLLNTPSPDDDVYYATDRWLSTLTDLERVSGFIPDLGQFYGLVAHWKEDATLVGADTLLSAPGEVPQEDQKAFERPARVPGDTRPLLVVPDSRGRIRSWHHWRTQPYWREAVVLCSRITPVDYLEYLRHRHVDYIIAGDDHVDFRAALEEINTRYGVKVVRVDSGGTLNAVLLRAGLVSEVSILVYPTIVGGASPSSIFRATDLAAGENAIDLRFVHVGQLEGGAVWLRYDVK from the coding sequence ATGCCTGCGATACCGGGCCGCAGAACCCGTACGCACAGGAAGGCCCCGGTTAAGTACCTGCGGACGTCGGATATCGCGAGGGTCATCGGGGTCCACCCCAACACGGTTCGCCTGTATGAAGCCCTGGGGTTTTTGCCCCCTGTCCCGCGTAGCCCGGCCGGCTACAGGCTCTTCACTGAGGCCCACCTCGAACATATTCGGGTAGTCTGGATGACCCTGCGTTGCACCTGGCTGGGGGGCGACATACGCAGGACGGGGCTCGGACTCATTGAATCGTCCAAGTTGGGGAATCTCGAGGGTGCCCTCGATAAAGCCCACTACCTGCTCGCTCTGGTACGCTCCGAGATGGCCCAGGCCGAGGCTGCTGCCGGATCCCTCGAGCGTTGGGCCAGGGAAACACCGGGCGCAGCAGCTGCCGGACCCGCCGGCGTCGGCTGCCTTCGTATCGGTGAAGTAGCCATGCGACTCAACGTGACAACCGATATGCTACGGAACTGGGAGCGCAACGGTCTGGTGCGAATCCGGCGGCACCCCGATAACGGGTATCGCCTCTATAGCGGGGCGGATATCGACCGCATCAGGATAATCCGAATGCTGAGACAGGCGAGATACAGCACTATGTCCATCCTGCGCATGCTGAGGCTCCTCGACTCCGGTCAGAGGGATGGCCTTCGTCAGCTGTTGAACACCCCCTCCCCGGACGATGATGTGTATTACGCCACAGACCGCTGGCTTTCTACCCTTACGGATCTTGAACGGGTCAGCGGGTTTATTCCCGATCTCGGTCAGTTCTACGGGCTGGTCGCTCACTGGAAAGAAGACGCCACGCTTGTCGGGGCCGACACCTTGCTCAGTGCCCCGGGGGAAGTGCCTCAAGAAGACCAGAAGGCGTTCGAGCGGCCGGCCCGGGTTCCAGGCGACACCCGTCCACTGCTTGTGGTTCCTGACAGCAGGGGTAGGATACGCTCGTGGCACCACTGGAGGACGCAGCCCTACTGGCGGGAAGCAGTAGTACTGTGCTCAAGGATCACTCCGGTGGATTACCTCGAGTATCTGAGGCACAGGCATGTTGACTATATAATCGCCGGCGACGACCACGTCGACTTCCGGGCCGCGCTCGAGGAGATCAATACGCGTTACGGAGTGAAGGTGGTCCGGGTTGACAGCGGCGGCACGCTGAACGCGGTCCTGTTGCGCGCAGGGCTCGTTTCCGAGGTCAGCATCCTGGTTTACCCCACCATCGTCGGGGGCGCCTCGCCGAGTTCGATCTTCCGGGCCACAGACCTGGCGGCTGGTGAGAATGCTATCGACCTGAGGTTTGTGCATGTCGGGCAATTGGAGGGCGGCGCCGTCTGGTTGCGGTACGATGTGAAATGA
- a CDS encoding PTS sugar transporter subunit IIB: MRVVKRILVACGTGIATSTMVADKVAEACRSAGIQADITQCKAIEVPSYAGQGVDLIVTTTPVSPKTKVPVVNALPYLTGIGADEVSKQIIEKLRHS, translated from the coding sequence GTGCGGGTTGTCAAACGTATCCTCGTCGCGTGTGGGACGGGCATAGCCACGTCCACGATGGTCGCCGACAAAGTAGCCGAGGCCTGCCGGAGCGCTGGGATCCAGGCTGACATAACGCAGTGCAAGGCGATAGAAGTCCCTTCGTATGCCGGCCAGGGAGTCGACCTTATCGTGACTACCACGCCGGTGTCGCCCAAGACCAAGGTCCCGGTCGTGAACGCCCTGCCATACCTGACGGGGATCGGCGCGGACGAGGTTTCCAAGCAGATCATCGAAAAGCTCAGGCACTCTTGA
- a CDS encoding PTS galactitol transporter subunit IIC (with GatAB forms a phosphoenolpyruvate-dependent sugar phosphotransferase transporter for galactitol; subunit IIC forms the translocation channel and contains the substrate binding site), whose protein sequence is MSVIKFILDLGATVMLPIIIFVLGLALGQKPGKAFRSGVVIGIGFVGIGLVIGVLCGNLGPAAQAMVKRLGIQLNVVDVGWPAAAAIAFASQVGALVIPVGLAVNVLMLATRTTRTVNVDLWNFWHFAFTGALVTAATNKLWLGLVAAAVNAAIVLKLGDWTAPMVQEFYGVPGISLPHGFSAAYVPIAIPLNKVIDAIPGLNKISIDAESIQERYGVVGDPTILGLVLGLILGLLAGYDLKQMLNLSMSMAAVMFLMPRMVKILMEGLLPVSEAAREFMQKRFGGRSFYIGLDSAIAVGHPAAIATAIILVPITILLAAVIPGNRVLPFGDLATIPFMVAMVAPIVRGNVFRSVLIGAIVIGVGLLIATNVSPLHTQAAIEAQFKFPEGASLISSICDGANPLTWLLLKIASIFG, encoded by the coding sequence ATGTCGGTAATCAAGTTCATCCTTGACCTGGGCGCGACCGTAATGCTCCCGATCATCATTTTCGTACTCGGACTGGCGCTCGGGCAGAAGCCGGGGAAAGCGTTTAGATCCGGCGTCGTCATCGGAATCGGCTTCGTCGGTATAGGACTGGTCATCGGCGTATTGTGTGGGAACCTCGGCCCGGCTGCACAGGCGATGGTTAAGCGGCTGGGTATTCAATTGAATGTTGTTGACGTGGGTTGGCCGGCGGCCGCCGCAATCGCATTCGCATCGCAAGTTGGCGCCCTTGTCATCCCGGTCGGACTGGCAGTGAACGTCCTGATGCTTGCCACACGCACCACCCGGACGGTCAACGTAGACCTGTGGAATTTCTGGCACTTCGCGTTCACCGGCGCTCTCGTGACCGCGGCGACTAACAAGCTGTGGCTGGGGTTGGTTGCGGCCGCAGTGAACGCGGCGATCGTGTTGAAGCTCGGCGACTGGACTGCGCCCATGGTGCAGGAGTTCTACGGCGTACCCGGCATCTCGCTGCCCCACGGTTTCTCGGCAGCGTACGTCCCGATCGCAATCCCGCTCAACAAGGTCATCGACGCCATCCCGGGTCTCAACAAGATTTCAATTGATGCGGAATCGATACAGGAAAGATACGGAGTCGTAGGCGACCCCACCATCCTGGGGCTCGTGCTCGGGCTCATCCTCGGCCTGCTTGCAGGCTACGACTTGAAGCAGATGCTGAACCTGTCGATGTCGATGGCGGCCGTCATGTTCCTGATGCCCCGCATGGTCAAGATACTGATGGAGGGCCTGCTGCCCGTATCAGAAGCCGCGAGGGAGTTCATGCAGAAGCGGTTCGGAGGACGCTCGTTCTACATCGGTCTTGACTCGGCGATCGCCGTGGGTCACCCGGCGGCAATAGCGACAGCGATCATTCTCGTGCCCATCACCATCCTTCTCGCCGCAGTAATCCCCGGCAACCGGGTTCTCCCGTTTGGCGACTTGGCCACGATTCCGTTCATGGTTGCCATGGTGGCCCCGATCGTGCGCGGGAACGTGTTCCGCTCGGTGCTCATCGGCGCAATCGTCATCGGTGTAGGCCTGCTGATAGCCACAAACGTTTCGCCATTGCACACTCAGGCAGCCATCGAGGCACAGTTCAAATTCCCGGAGGGCGCAAGCCTCATATCCAGCATCTGTGACGGCGCGAACCCGCTGACGTGGCTATTGCTCAAGATAGCGTCGATCTTCGGCTGA
- a CDS encoding PTS sugar transporter subunit IIA, which produces MTGIVVLGHGRFAGGLVDAAQMIAGRQKGIAAVELSPQDTPESFKDKVEAAIAGVASGEDGILLLCDLLGGTPMNVAAFLAERHGYQCVAGANLPLILEVLMNRVGNSARDLAAIAVNAGHAGVVDVRLRLTEQQVE; this is translated from the coding sequence GTGACCGGGATAGTCGTTCTTGGGCACGGCAGGTTCGCCGGCGGCCTCGTGGACGCTGCTCAGATGATAGCCGGCCGGCAGAAGGGCATTGCGGCGGTGGAGCTCTCGCCCCAGGACACCCCCGAGAGTTTCAAGGACAAGGTCGAGGCCGCGATCGCCGGTGTCGCCTCGGGGGAAGACGGCATCCTCCTCCTATGCGACCTGCTGGGGGGAACACCCATGAACGTCGCCGCTTTCCTCGCGGAGCGGCACGGGTACCAATGCGTTGCCGGGGCGAACCTCCCGCTGATTCTCGAGGTGCTCATGAACCGGGTTGGCAACTCCGCGAGGGACCTTGCCGCCATCGCGGTCAACGCGGGTCACGCGGGTGTCGTCGACGTCAGACTACGGCTGACGGAGCAACAGGTAGAGTAA